A stretch of DNA from Cannabis sativa cultivar Pink pepper isolate KNU-18-1 chromosome X, ASM2916894v1, whole genome shotgun sequence:
aaattaattatcatataAATGGTATGGTATTTTAGAATACTATAGGTCATTagtcttttatttcttttaagttagtattaattagtatataaaataaaaaataattataatgtttTTTGCTTAACAATTATTATGTAACCATTTGAATTCGTTGATTCCATTTTATATGGGTTTTCTATCTATAATTTAATGATGTATTAACTAAATTATAAGTTTCCTTTTTCAACAATATTATTAACAAATTATGATATCACTTACCTATAACTCATTATGAATTAGAATTGTAATATAATAGGTTTATTAATGTCACTTGAGCATATATAACGTtgtctatataaatataaatatatatatatataataagagaaGTGAAaaggtttgagagagagagaaaataattGTAATATAGTATGAAGAAAGGCATagtgcttattttttttttcttatttatataataataataataataataataataataagtgtaATAATATATTTGAGTAGATAATAAGAAGTAGTATTGTAATAAAATCAACCGTTACAACTATTAATCCTTATTAAAAAACTGTTACAATTATTAATGGTTACAATGTGTTAAATAGAGATAGTAAAAAACTTTGAGTATCTCATTATcttttaaataacaataattatgtaagttaaaaaaacaaagaaaactatttgtattctttgaatgttataaattaatgtaataaattttaaaattatttcatGGGTTTAAATGGTactaattaaaagaaaagaatagactaaatatataattgaatCTTTAAAATAATAGGAGTAAATTTAGAAAATTGAGAGAAGAGAGATTGGAAAAAAATGACATAGAAGTTGCCACATCAACTCCCCTAAaactctcctttatatatatagatattgatgattgattgattgattgatggacaaattatttaattttcctCAAATTATAGCCTTTTTTGCATCTAAACATTTTTCACATAAAGGTCCATGTAGAGTCTTGTCATTGCATCTATTTTtctagagcattgctattaggcccCTTGAAGTGTCCAACACCATAATGATGTGTGCCTCTTAACTTTTCTCATTTTTCTAAGGGTTTGCTGATGTAGCATTGACGTGGCATTGATGTGTCATGTAACTACATCAACAAACCGTTGAAGAAAAATGGTTGGAAGGACAAAACTCTACAATAACCATAAGTAAAAAAGTTTGGGAATAAGACTCTTAAGTACCATAGTTTGGAGGAATTTTTATTGTATGTCCTTAATAGATTGTTTTGTGTCTGTATATGCTTGACTTATTACTCTTCTTTTGTATAAGTACATATGAGCATAATGGTGAGAAGAAGAATATGGCAGTCACACAATTTGAACCAGCTGATGCAAGACAGTGCTTTCCTTGTTGGGATGAACCAGCTTGCAAGGTCTCTATTTATCTCTATCTAAATcaacaaatatgtatatatataatgattattgttatattttgttgtgTTATATTTTCTTGGGGAGTTACAGGCTACGTTTAAGATCACGTTGGATGTTCCATCCGACCTAGTAGCCCTTTCAAACATGCCAATCATTGAAGAAAATGTTAAAGGACAAATCAAGACATTATCATATCAAGAATCACCAATTATGTCTACATATTTGGTGGCCTTTGTTATTGGCTTGCTTGATTATGTGGAAGATCATACTTCTGATGGTAAAGTTATAATACTCAACATCTATTCTCATTTAGCCAAGTAAGTAATTTCAGCAAAAAAATGAAGTAAATAACTGTTACGAAGAAAAATAGGGTAAAGTTAGTGTGTAAGAGGAAaaagaatgagaatgagaatactACTTCCCTCATCCACTCAAGAATGGattctttttattatatttaaataaaagacaATTTTATTCTTTGAAAATCTATCtcaccaaaataataatttcaattttcctatttttttttttctcgtgTTGATTTATTCCAATTTCTATTATAGCTATTGTTTTGTGAACAAACCTTTGAACAGTCATTGATAGTGTTATATTACATCTCAATCACAGGGGTCAAAGTTCGAGTATACTGTCAAGTAGGAAAGACAAACCAAGGAAAATTTGCATTACATGTTGCTGTCAAGACACTTGAGCTATTCAAAGAGTAGATTCTCTTTCTCAAAACTGAGTATATATATTTCCGTTTATAGGTGCTTTTGATTTTGATTGTTTTCCTCTTTGGTTAACATATTAACATATTTACAGATATTTTGGTAGACCATATCCTTTGCCTAAATTGGATATGGTTGCCATACCTGACTTTGCTTTTGGGGCAATGGAGAATTATGGTTTGGTTACATATCGTGAAACAGCTTTGCTTTATGATGATCAACATTCAGCAGCTGCAAACAAGCAAAGGGTAATAATGTGAATTTTCTGAACATCAATGCTTTTGCTATTAGTACTCTAAAAATTGAATATTTGGCTGTTTTGAAAGGTTGCAACCGTGGTAGCTCATGAGCTCGCGCATCAGTGGTTTGGCAATCTTGTAACGATGGAATGGTGGACTCATTTGTGGCTGAATGAAGGGTTTGCAACATGGGTACGTTCTCACTTATATTTATGAACTTTAGACTATTATGTGAGGTGAAAAGAATTTGCTAATTTTCATGGAAAGAAAATTAGACAACGAAATACATCTAATATACAGCTAACACTTTCATTTAAAAGTCTAGATGCTCGATAGAAGATGCCCTTAGCTGTTCTTCGGTCTTTACATAtctttttgaaattaaatattgtTGAATTTTCCCACTATCAAATTGACAACTGATTTCAATGTGACAAATAACTCTTATGGGGTCATTTAGGTAAGCTATGTAGCAAATGATAGCTTGTTCCCGGAATGGAATGTATGGACTCAATTTCTCAATGAATCTATTGAGGGTCTTAGACTTGATGGGCTTGAAGAATCTCACCCCATTGAGGTAATTTTGTCTGCACTGTGAATAGATACTCTTACACATATGCCTGCTTCAACTACATATCATAATCATATTGAAGTGTGCACCCTTTTCATTATTCAGGTGGAAGTTCCGCACGTGTCTCAAATTCAGGAAATATTTGATGCAATCAGTTATAAAAAAGGTGCTTCTGTTATTCAAATGCTCCAACGCTATATTGGTGCTGAATGTTTTCAGGTTTGGTTACTTGGTTTGTTCTTTCCTTTCATAAGTTTAGCTACTTCACTTTAGTCATGTCAAAtaattgtttgtattgttttatttgattgATGTGATTAGAGGTCACTtgctttatatataaaaagacaTGCTTTCTCAAATGCAAAGACAGAAGATTTATGGGCTGCCATTGAGGAAGAATCTGGGGAGCCTGTGAACATGCTAATGAGTTCTTGGACAAAGCAAACAGGATACCCAGTTATCTCCATCAAAGTCAAAGATCAAAAATTAGAGATTCAACAGGTCATTTTGTCTCTAATTATAGTTTGTTAAGTTCTATTCTACTGTTTGTGAACTTACAGATCTTGTATGTTATAAATGTAGTCACGATTCTTGTATGTTGGTTCACATGGGGTGGGAAAGTGGATTGTCCCAATAACACTATGCTGCGGTTCATACGACAACCAAATAAACTTCCTACTAGAATCAAAGTCTGGAGCTCTCGACATGAATGAATTCGGCCTTGCAGAGGCCGCAACAGCTGAAGGCAAGGGCGGTTCATCACTCGGTTGGATAAAACTTAATGTCAATCAAACTGGTTTCTTTCGGGTGAAATACGACGAGGATCTTGCAGAGAGACTAAGATATGCAATAGAGAACAAGTACTTAACTGCAACAGATAGATTTGGTATTGTTGTTGATGCTTCTCACTCACTTCAATCTTTTGTCTTGTTGGTTTCGAAATTAAGTAGTTTAAATCTTGTGTTGTTTGTTTTCACAGGGATTTTGGATGATGCGTTCGCGCTATGTATGGCTAGCCAACAATCTCTTAGCTCTTTACTTACCTTGATGAGTTCTTACTCGGACGAACTTGATTATACTGTGCTTTCTAACTTGATTACTGTAATGTTATGCTCTAAATCTTGTTTTAAGTTCAGTTCGGTTCATTTTATAAACCTTAGTCTGCTAATTCTGGTTACCTTAATAACAATTCACAGGTAAGCTATAAAGTAGAAAGAATTGTAGCTTCCGCCATACCCGAGCTTCTGGATGCcattaaacaattttttattaacCTATTCCGAATTGCTGCAGAGTAAGTTCTTTCATGCATTTTCATGACTTATTCATGTTATCATTCTCATTCTCTTTTTCATTACTCATAGCCAAACAACACCAAAGATAGACTAAGGTAGAAAAATCACAGAGAAATTGAATTGGGAGGGCGAGTTTGGCGCTTTCCCTTAACACATCAAGAAGACgaaatttttatcattttctcatttcttttcttctttcaaAATTGTATCAGGACTCTTGGTGGTTGGCAACCTAAAGATGGAGAGAGCCATTTAGATGCAATGTTGAGAGGAGAAATTTTGACAGCCTTGGCTGTATTCGGACATGAACAAACTCTAACCGAAGCAATTAGGCGTTTCAATGAATACTTAATTGACAGAAACACACCACTCCTTCCTCCAGATTTGAGAATGGTTGTCTCTAATGTAACTTAAAAGCATATCTAAATaacaacattatatatttgttcattatGGATTATGGTTTGAACTTTGCAGGCTGCATATGTAGCTGTAATGCAGAGAACTAGCGCGAAGAACAGATCGGGTTATGACTCCCTTTTGAAAATCTACAGAGAAAGTGATCTAAGCCAAGAGAAAACCCGGGTTCTAAGTATAATCCAGAACTTGATTAAGAACAATATTGGTCATGCTTAAACATGGAttatatatttatctttatGGCAATTGTTTCTATTTCGTCTTGTAGGTTCATTGACATCTTCTCCTGATCCCATCATAGTTTTGGAAGCTCTTGATTTTTCGCTTACTTCTGAGGTAATTAATCTCGAGTCAATTTATGTTATGTATGAAAATATTTATAGGTAGGGGATCGTAGGAGCATTTATTTTTGACACTTACATAAATTcatatctaatttttaattttctttatatgTTGTTGTAGATTATAGTTATAATAGACATCTCAGGAAGATcagaataatttatagtattaaaaataaaattcaaaacaatTAATTGCATacgtataaaaaaaatatatatatacttgtcCATTTACCGAAAATAGAAACATTTACAATTAGTACAAAAGTAATACATTATTAGTATGTGTATACATATTTCTCCTGTGATTTACATATTTTAGAGCTGAATATGGCTATTTTGTTTAGGTTCGTACTCAAGATGTTGTATTGGTTCTTAATGTTAGCAAGGAAGGGCGTGAAACAGCTTGGAAGTGGTTGAAGGTACTATCAAACATAAGTCAATTCCCTTTTCCTTCAAATAACAGTGTTAAATCTaatatcaacaacaaaatatGAACTCGTATGTATTAGTGTATAGTATCTTAACACTGCAAATGCCCtcataatattttctatttacTAATGATTCCGAAATGTAGGATAACTGGGAGCACATTTCAAATACTTGGGGTTCTAGTCCTTTAATAACCCGTTTCATCAATGCAATCGTATCGCCGGTTTGTTCTCTTTCTCTACAtctcatttataatatttgaaaagaactCGAATCACGCTCTTCTCATTCCAATTTTCACTCCTATTTTTCGATAGTTTTCTTCGATAGAGGATGCCGAGGAAATTGAGGATTTCTTTGCGAACCGCACCAAGCCGAGCATGGCTAGAACATTGAAGCAAAGCATTGAACGGGTACGCATTAATGCCAATTGGGTTCGAAGTATTCAAAATGATGACCAACTTGTTAAGACCCTCAACACTTTGACATACTACCACTAAGGTTGGGTCGTGTAATGTCATTATGTTGTGTATAATATGTTTAAAGAATAAAGTTGTAAATATAGTAACCTAAAACAATCATGTGTAATAAATATGCACTCTTTAATGCATGATTGGGTTGATGTTACGGGGCGGGAAATTAGCGTTGAGCACCTTTCCGTCTTTGTTATTATTTTGCCAAAATCCCTTTAAGTATACTTTTTTTTGTTAGTTacatttcaacataaaataccAATTGTAATTGCCTTTGTGAATATGTGTATAGGTGATACTAAAACCTTGGATCCAATAAAAACACATAGGTATACACAGTGGCAATTCAGCATATATTTAACGGTAAAATTTAGCTGGCACTTTAAAATTACAAACAAAAGTATACTTAAAGGGATTTTGCTGCCAAttaccaaaaagaaaaagagttttaatattgggcaccagtggtgcctagcactttCTAGACGTGTCATCTTGTAATTAATTAGCGATACTcactaaaagttattatattaaattatatgagacttaatacttaattaaactaataatgatattgacacgtaggagTGTGCTAGACACCAATATTATCTTTTagtatttctcaaaaaaaaaaaaaaaaaaaaaaaagctaaaggACACCTATGATGTCTAGCACTCTTGTGATGTGTAATATCACTATTGATGCAATTCAAtatgcctatataactgaattcttgtttatgaaaaattcatgggtgactttttatttatatataataaaataaaaataaaacaaatcccattaATATCACAAAAATATTAGCTATGAATAACCTTTCCCTTTGTACCAGCTACATGAATAACCACCGCTTTTCACGAATTAGCTACCGGAACTACCGCTTACCTATTTATTTATCTTCATACTTCTCCACCTTTCAAACCCAATCTCACTCCTTTTCACTTCTCCCTCTAGCCTCTACTCTACTCATACCCTAATCGCCATGGCTGAAGGTATACTCTGCTTCATCTCTTCATCATTACTTgttttctattcaaaaataacaattttttttactgaGGTTTAGGTTAAATTTTCCAACTCCTTCCCTCTTTCTCCTATCCTCACGCAAACAAAAAACAGTACAGAGAATAACAGATATATTTGTATTAGTTTAATTGCTTATTTTGTTTCTCTGTGCATAATAATAATGGCGAAGTATATTCAAATACGGGAATTTGACGATGATGATGATTGAGAGTCGAGGTGTATTGGTATCAAATCATTAAAGAATCACTTTCTGGGTTgtatttattttacaattttgtttCAACTACTACTTTCATTCGGTGTATGAATCACGGTTTCGATAGTGGGCACGTGGCGGTAATATACAATGACCCTTTTtgcttatttattttgttagaaGTCATCACCTCCTCTAAACTTCTAGAAATTTCTAGTTATTACATATTTGATAGTTAATTTAAGACAAAGCCCATTGTAATTACCAAAGATTAGTAGAAAAGTCTAATAGCTTTCTCAAAAAGCACTTTTAACTTTTCTAAAAGCTACCCCAAACGGGCCCTAGATAAATGTAAGAAATGAgtagaaaataattttctagaAATTTTTAGAAACAATAGTCACTAGATGTTTCTAGTTATTTGGGACAAGCCTAATGCTAGAATTctctattagaatatttctaattaaggaaataaaataatattattgattctgataaatgaatattttatattcattgaatctggacagaatcaattacgtaatattctatatatggtcagatttctatattcattacctgatttgatttcctgaattaattgtcaaaatattctgacaattaatgtggcacagatactgatggagtatctcacctataaatatagggtctcggtccccgagctcctcactcattctgttcataacagcaaaatccatctaaagagagttgagagagcgaggaagcccgattacccacatcaactagtttcctttgcagatcaaagcttatgtgggtttgaagctcaagaatcaatagctggaggtatttcgatccttattcatagtgtatatatgtttgatttaattccgcatttatatacacatacatatatgttTCAGTTTGTACATATAAATGtttaacagttggtatcagagcggattatatatctctgccttgatttattttaagttttatatatatatatttttacggggttcttcatttataatataaattatatatatttatactttcatattatacaatcccgattatatatatacattcatacTCAATtcttttttatacatatatatattcatattcatcttcatatatatacatatatatatttatattcatatacatctttatatataaatatatatacatatatgatcggttcttaatttatatatattttatatatatattcatattcatataattctgatcatatatatacattttaatttaatctacgtatatacatatatatattcatattttttgtttatatatattatatatatgcgtaagtattgttgtatatatatacgtatatatatattttttatatatacttttattgCATGAAATTGTATGTAATACTCTCTTCCATACATTAATGATGATTTTATGCAGTATATATtgtatacgagtatatatatacatgaaagttTTATGCTTCGGTCCGTATTTTTTTCcgtttttatttttggtatttattttgaattctatatGCATTATTATATTCATAAGATATTATAGATCGATTTTGTGcatcaaaaataattttaatacctTAAAATCTGAAAACTTTACTGGAAAAATTCATTCAGACTCGAGAACACCTTTTGAAATTAAAGTATACATTTTGCGTGTTTTCGATGCTTGAAATCAATATAGAtctcttaattttttcatttagatcattttggaattgatttcatgatttttggaagtttaaGGATAATTTATTATGTCGTTTTTCagggcagatttttcaaaaaaaaaaaaatagaaaattaagaaaaatttaagaaaattccgaaatttaattattttgatttatttttggaattttattttatttccttattttgtttatttagtcaattaaattacatttgtttaaactttccattcttatttaatatatatcttcatatattatatgttatttagtaataaattattatggaagtttttaatttggtaaattaattacatgctttattttttacatgtaattacaataattgtgatattttaagaatgtgaatatttaattattctacaattaagtgcgcaattattatatttatttaccaattaagtaatttattgattaaattaattgataatctgccattaagtatattctttaattttgcatttaattcatttcatataattaattgtactaatttgtatatttaccttatttatacaaattaattattagtacaaatatttaagatattatatggttataaatgcataattaattacatatcgtggaattaagcatttaatttattatcatacaataattgttttaatttgtatttatttggaaaatttatttttaattcaattaattttgatttgtatgatttaaatgctatacataaatttcttttatagtgctagatatatttagaatgttcaaacattaagataggttgaatattttatatagcacattaagtttcataaaacttcataaaattattcataaaacttcctaaaatgaataaaatatgaataaaatgtaagtaattttgtggtttgacataagaaaacatgaacttgggacaaatgctcatatctagaacggtttttaatgatcttcggacgaccacactaggagcactaatctcagtgattgtctactatgttaataacgaaattacttttaggtagagcccaatacctaatgtcaaagtgaaaatataattttatataattagggagtagccacaacatccttattcgtataaaattata
This window harbors:
- the LOC115706564 gene encoding aminopeptidase M1 isoform X3, with the protein product MEQFKGQPRLPKFILPKRYRINLKPNLNSCKFTGSVSVDLTVLSETRFIVLNAANLSVKIASVSFIPKDLVFKPTKVEIFEEDEILVLEFPQTLPIGDGILDIEFEGVLNDKMKGFYRSTYEHNGEKKNMAVTQFEPADARQCFPCWDEPACKATFKITLDVPSDLVALSNMPIIEENVKGQIKTLSYQESPIMSTYLVAFVIGLLDYVEDHTSDGVKVRVYCQVGKTNQGKFALHVAVKTLELFKEYFGRPYPLPKLDMVAIPDFAFGAMENYGLVTYRETALLYDDQHSAAANKQRVATVVAHELAHQWFGNLVTMEWWTHLWLNEGFATWVSYVANDSLFPEWNVWTQFLNESIEGLRLDGLEESHPIEVEVPHVSQIQEIFDAISYKKGASVIQMLQRYIGAECFQRSLALYIKRHAFSNAKTEDLWAAIEEESGEPVNMLMSSWTKQTGYPVISIKVKDQKLEIQQSRFLYVGSHGVGKWIVPITLCCGSYDNQINFLLESKSGALDMNEFGLAEAATAEGKGGSSLGWIKLNVNQTGFFRVKYDEDLAERLRYAIENKYLTATDRFGILDDAFALCMASQQSLSSLLTLMSSYSDELDYTVLSNLITVSYKVERIVASAIPELLDAIKQFFINLFRIAAETLGGWQPKDGESHLDAMLRGEILTALAVFGHEQTLTEAIRRFNEYLIDRNTPLLPPDLRMAAYVAVMQRTSAKNRSGYDSLLKIYRESDLSQEKTRVLSSLTSSPDPIIVLEALDFSLTSEVRTQDVVLVLNVSKEGRETAWKWLKDNWEHISNTWGSSPLITRFINAIVSPFSSIEDAEEIEDFFANRTKPSMARTLKQSIERVRINANWVRSIQNDDQLVKTLNTLTYYH
- the LOC115706564 gene encoding aminopeptidase M1 isoform X2, giving the protein MEQFKGQPRLPKFILPKRYRINLKPNLNSCKFTGSVSVDLTVLSETRFIVLNAANLSVKIASVSFIPKDLSRGNLMWSLLFAGKIIWSFAKAIMNLIIWLLRGRSEESGSSGVFKPTKVEIFEEDEILVLEFPQTLPIGDGILDIEFEGVLNDKMKGFYRSTYEHNGEKKNMAVTQFEPADARQCFPCWDEPACKATFKITLDVPSDLVALSNMPIIEENVKGQIKTLSYQESPIMSTYLVAFVIGLLDYVEDHTSDGVKVRVYCQVGKTNQGKFALHVAVKTLELFKEYFGRPYPLPKLDMVAIPDFAFGAMENYGLVTYRETALLYDDQHSAAANKQRVATVVAHELAHQWFGNLVTMEWWTHLWLNEGFATWVSYVANDSLFPEWNVWTQFLNESIEGLRLDGLEESHPIEVEVPHVSQIQEIFDAISYKKGASVIQMLQRYIGAECFQRSLALYIKRHAFSNAKTEDLWAAIEEESGEPVNMLMSSWTKQTGYPVISIKVKDQKLEIQQSRFLYVGSHGVGKWIVPITLCCGSYDNQINFLLESKSGALDMNEFGLAEAATAEGKGGSSLGWIKLNVNQTGFFRVKYDEDLAERLRYAIENKYLTATDRFGILDDAFALCMASQQSLSSLLTLMSSYSDELDYTVLSNLITVSYKVERIVASAIPELLDAIKQFFINLFRIAAETLGGWQPKDGESHLDAMLRGEILTALAVFGHEQTLTEAIRRFNEYLIDRNTPLLPPDLRMAAYVAVMQRTSAKNRSGYDSLLKIYRESDLSQEKTRVLSSLTSSPDPIIVLEALDFSLTSEVRTQDVVLVLNVSKEGRETAWKWLKDNWEHISNTWGSSPLITRFINAIVSPFSSIEDAEEIEDFFANRTKPSMARTLKQSIERVRINANWVRSIQNDDQLVKTLNTLTYYH
- the LOC115706564 gene encoding aminopeptidase M1 isoform X4, translated to MWSIKFIFNDLIMDFESLQSRGNLMWSLLFAGKIIWSFAKAIMNLIIWLLRGRSEESGSSGVFKPTKVEIFEEDEILVLEFPQTLPIGDGILDIEFEGVLNDKMKGFYRSTYEHNGEKKNMAVTQFEPADARQCFPCWDEPACKATFKITLDVPSDLVALSNMPIIEENVKGQIKTLSYQESPIMSTYLVAFVIGLLDYVEDHTSDGVKVRVYCQVGKTNQGKFALHVAVKTLELFKEYFGRPYPLPKLDMVAIPDFAFGAMENYGLVTYRETALLYDDQHSAAANKQRVATVVAHELAHQWFGNLVTMEWWTHLWLNEGFATWVSYVANDSLFPEWNVWTQFLNESIEGLRLDGLEESHPIEVEVPHVSQIQEIFDAISYKKGASVIQMLQRYIGAECFQRSLALYIKRHAFSNAKTEDLWAAIEEESGEPVNMLMSSWTKQTGYPVISIKVKDQKLEIQQSRFLYVGSHGVGKWIVPITLCCGSYDNQINFLLESKSGALDMNEFGLAEAATAEGKGGSSLGWIKLNVNQTGFFRVKYDEDLAERLRYAIENKYLTATDRFGILDDAFALCMASQQSLSSLLTLMSSYSDELDYTVLSNLITVSYKVERIVASAIPELLDAIKQFFINLFRIAAETLGGWQPKDGESHLDAMLRGEILTALAVFGHEQTLTEAIRRFNEYLIDRNTPLLPPDLRMAAYVAVMQRTSAKNRSGYDSLLKIYRESDLSQEKTRVLSSLTSSPDPIIVLEALDFSLTSEVRTQDVVLVLNVSKEGRETAWKWLKDNWEHISNTWGSSPLITRFINAIVSPFSSIEDAEEIEDFFANRTKPSMARTLKQSIERVRINANWVRSIQNDDQLVKTLNTLTYYH
- the LOC115706564 gene encoding aminopeptidase M1 isoform X1, with the translated sequence MEQFKGQPRLPKFILPKRYRINLKPNLNSCKFTGSVSVDLTVLSETRFIVLNAANLSVKIASVSFIPKDLSLQSRGNLMWSLLFAGKIIWSFAKAIMNLIIWLLRGRSEESGSSGVFKPTKVEIFEEDEILVLEFPQTLPIGDGILDIEFEGVLNDKMKGFYRSTYEHNGEKKNMAVTQFEPADARQCFPCWDEPACKATFKITLDVPSDLVALSNMPIIEENVKGQIKTLSYQESPIMSTYLVAFVIGLLDYVEDHTSDGVKVRVYCQVGKTNQGKFALHVAVKTLELFKEYFGRPYPLPKLDMVAIPDFAFGAMENYGLVTYRETALLYDDQHSAAANKQRVATVVAHELAHQWFGNLVTMEWWTHLWLNEGFATWVSYVANDSLFPEWNVWTQFLNESIEGLRLDGLEESHPIEVEVPHVSQIQEIFDAISYKKGASVIQMLQRYIGAECFQRSLALYIKRHAFSNAKTEDLWAAIEEESGEPVNMLMSSWTKQTGYPVISIKVKDQKLEIQQSRFLYVGSHGVGKWIVPITLCCGSYDNQINFLLESKSGALDMNEFGLAEAATAEGKGGSSLGWIKLNVNQTGFFRVKYDEDLAERLRYAIENKYLTATDRFGILDDAFALCMASQQSLSSLLTLMSSYSDELDYTVLSNLITVSYKVERIVASAIPELLDAIKQFFINLFRIAAETLGGWQPKDGESHLDAMLRGEILTALAVFGHEQTLTEAIRRFNEYLIDRNTPLLPPDLRMAAYVAVMQRTSAKNRSGYDSLLKIYRESDLSQEKTRVLSSLTSSPDPIIVLEALDFSLTSEVRTQDVVLVLNVSKEGRETAWKWLKDNWEHISNTWGSSPLITRFINAIVSPFSSIEDAEEIEDFFANRTKPSMARTLKQSIERVRINANWVRSIQNDDQLVKTLNTLTYYH